In Candidatus Bathyarchaeota archaeon, a genomic segment contains:
- a CDS encoding 50S ribosomal protein L18a → MSEVKTFIVTGEVKKPTGLIKFTKEVKGLRQGEAVERLLCDVGSRHRAKRFQIRILKIEEKKE, encoded by the coding sequence ATGTCTGAAGTAAAGACTTTCATAGTCACAGGGGAGGTCAAGAAGCCAACAGGCCTTATAAAGTTCACGAAGGAGGTTAAGGGTCTCAGGCAGGGCGAGGCTGTTGAGAGACTTCTATGCGATGTCGGGAGCAGACATAGAGCAAAGAGATTCCAGATAAGAATATTAAAGATTGAGGAGAAGAAGGAATAA
- a CDS encoding translation initiation factor IF-6 has protein sequence MAIIYADIFGSPNIGVYCFACEGLAAVPASTPPGKKRRIAECLNVDVYEVNIAGSNLLGIMLAGNSKGLALPRTIMDHELEELRRRTDINIQTLDERKTALGNLILANDKGAVVDPTFTDKTVNTLRDLLQVEVVRCSIAGLPYVGSLGVATNKGVITHPLITSEEQKVIGEVLKVKVEPCTVNGGVPYVKSGLLATSHGAVAGPLTQGKELMIISQTMNL, from the coding sequence ATGGCGATAATATATGCCGATATCTTCGGAAGCCCAAATATAGGCGTCTACTGTTTCGCATGTGAAGGCCTCGCTGCGGTTCCGGCGTCTACACCCCCTGGGAAGAAGAGGAGAATAGCTGAATGTTTGAACGTCGACGTCTACGAGGTGAACATCGCAGGTTCAAACCTTCTAGGGATTATGCTGGCTGGAAACAGCAAAGGTTTGGCTCTTCCACGTACGATCATGGACCATGAGCTCGAAGAGCTGAGGAGAAGAACAGACATAAACATTCAGACCTTAGATGAGAGGAAGACGGCGCTGGGTAACCTCATTCTAGCAAATGATAAGGGAGCGGTAGTCGACCCGACCTTCACAGACAAGACAGTCAACACCTTACGTGACCTCCTACAGGTGGAGGTGGTTAGGTGCAGCATAGCAGGCCTACCCTATGTAGGCTCCTTAGGAGTCGCCACAAACAAAGGAGTTATAACACACCCATTGATAACAAGCGAGGAGCAGAAGGTTATAGGTGAGGTCTTGAAGGTGAAGGTTGAACCTTGCACGGTCAACGGTGGAGTACCGTACGTGAAGTCAGGTCTCTTAGCTACAAGCCATGGAGCAGTAGCTGGACCCCTGACGCAAGGCAAGGAGCTGATGATAATATCCCAGACGATGAACCTTTAA